A single region of the Rhodopirellula bahusiensis genome encodes:
- the hisF gene encoding imidazole glycerol phosphate synthase subunit HisF, with amino-acid sequence MLSARVIPCLDVHGGRVVKGTNFVNLRDAGDPVEVARRYEAEGADELVFLDITASHEERAILLDVVRRTAEQVFMPLTVGGGVRTVEDVRALLSAGCDKVSINSAAVTNPDFIRQAADRFGRQCIVVNIDPKRVQKDGEEFWEVHINGGRKPTGLQAVEWAKRVEELGAGEIVLTSMDADGTCDGYDIPITRAVSEAVRIPVVASGGAGNPDHLVEAIRDGKADAVLAASIFHFGTHPIGQTKQHMAEAGIPVRMPAEPFAT; translated from the coding sequence ATGCTTTCCGCTCGCGTCATTCCCTGCCTCGATGTCCATGGCGGACGCGTCGTCAAAGGCACCAACTTTGTGAACCTGCGAGATGCCGGTGACCCGGTCGAAGTGGCTCGGCGTTACGAAGCCGAAGGCGCCGACGAACTGGTGTTCTTGGACATCACGGCCAGCCACGAAGAACGAGCGATCTTGCTGGACGTCGTTCGCCGCACCGCTGAACAGGTCTTCATGCCGCTGACCGTTGGCGGCGGAGTGCGAACGGTCGAGGACGTGCGAGCTTTGTTGTCGGCCGGTTGCGACAAGGTGTCCATCAATTCGGCAGCCGTGACCAACCCCGATTTCATCCGCCAAGCCGCCGATCGATTCGGGCGTCAGTGCATCGTGGTGAACATCGATCCCAAACGAGTTCAGAAAGACGGCGAAGAGTTTTGGGAGGTGCACATCAATGGGGGTCGCAAACCGACCGGGCTGCAGGCGGTCGAATGGGCCAAACGAGTCGAGGAGCTGGGGGCCGGCGAGATCGTGCTGACCAGCATGGACGCCGACGGTACGTGCGACGGATACGACATCCCGATCACACGCGCGGTCAGCGAAGCGGTCAGGATCCCAGTCGTTGCCAGCGGCGGTGCCGGGAACCCGGATCACCTCGTCGAGGCCATTCGAGACGGCAAGGCCGACGCGGTTCTGGCGGCCAGCATTTTCCACTTTGGAACCCACCCAATCGGGCAGACCAAGCAACATATGGCCGAGGCTGGGATTCCGGTTCGGATGCCTGCGGAACCTTTTGCCACATGA
- a CDS encoding DUF721 domain-containing protein: MIAMGQPPKPSGGGSSRGESGRGANSSKRLPPKLVEEKSGGPRKIGSLISQLMSRRGYASVGAESALTGTIKSAVDASIASSFRVGKLQRGVLMIYAVDSVVMQELTFQKRRILKKLAKEHPQAKIQDLRFKVQAE, translated from the coding sequence GTGATCGCCATGGGGCAGCCGCCCAAACCATCCGGCGGTGGATCCAGTCGCGGTGAATCAGGTCGCGGGGCGAATTCTTCAAAGCGCCTTCCGCCCAAACTGGTCGAAGAGAAATCTGGCGGCCCGCGGAAGATCGGCAGTCTGATCTCTCAGTTGATGAGCCGACGCGGATACGCTTCCGTCGGTGCCGAGTCAGCTTTGACGGGGACCATCAAATCGGCCGTCGATGCATCGATCGCTTCTTCGTTTCGAGTCGGCAAACTGCAACGCGGCGTGCTGATGATCTACGCGGTCGACAGCGTCGTGATGCAGGAGCTGACGTTCCAAAAACGTCGCATCTTGAAAAAGCTGGCCAAGGAACACCCGCAAGCCAAGATTCAGGACCTGCGTTTCAAGGTCCAGGCGGAGTAG
- the dnaN gene encoding DNA polymerase III subunit beta: MKITCQRDILANAFVLAASIAPSRSPKEILQNVKVTAAGDKITLMATDQEVGIRLDVTEGIEVETEGTALLPVARTGPILRESNDETITIETDEAGIKISGSRSKFRLPGNNPDEFPSVHEFDESKYHQISTRTFREMLRRTVFATDSESSRYALGGVLLEMEESSVIAVGTDGRRLARMEGTGESVGGHATSGMTTIVPTRAIGLIERALSEKDDFVEVASRGNDLLIRTPRAVISSRLVEGRYPNWRQVLPQRENAIQIDVVVGPLFAALRQAAIVTDLDSRGVDFTFADGTLKLEAKTADLGESQIELPIAYDGESITLTMDHRYLADFCKVMDNESTVVMEIESAKSPALLQTDDGYAYVIMPMARDR; this comes from the coding sequence ATGAAGATCACCTGCCAACGAGACATCCTCGCCAACGCTTTCGTCCTCGCTGCATCGATTGCTCCGAGCCGATCGCCGAAGGAGATTTTGCAGAACGTCAAAGTGACCGCCGCGGGCGACAAGATCACGCTGATGGCGACCGACCAAGAGGTCGGAATTCGGTTGGATGTGACCGAGGGAATCGAGGTCGAAACCGAAGGCACAGCTCTGCTGCCAGTCGCTCGAACCGGGCCGATTTTGAGAGAGAGCAACGACGAAACGATCACGATCGAAACCGACGAAGCGGGTATCAAAATCTCGGGCAGCCGGAGCAAGTTTCGCTTGCCCGGGAACAACCCCGATGAATTCCCCAGCGTCCACGAATTCGACGAGTCGAAGTACCACCAAATCAGCACTCGCACTTTTCGCGAAATGCTCCGCCGGACCGTTTTCGCGACTGACTCTGAAAGCAGCCGTTATGCCCTCGGCGGGGTGCTGCTGGAGATGGAAGAAAGCTCCGTCATTGCGGTGGGAACCGACGGTCGGCGATTGGCTCGAATGGAAGGCACCGGTGAATCGGTCGGCGGTCACGCGACCAGCGGCATGACTACCATCGTGCCAACGCGAGCGATCGGTTTGATCGAACGAGCTCTCAGCGAAAAGGACGATTTCGTCGAGGTCGCCTCCCGCGGAAATGACCTGTTGATCCGGACACCACGGGCGGTCATCAGCAGCCGGTTGGTCGAAGGTCGCTACCCGAACTGGCGTCAGGTTTTGCCCCAACGCGAAAACGCGATTCAGATCGATGTGGTCGTCGGGCCCCTGTTCGCTGCCCTTCGCCAAGCCGCCATCGTGACGGACTTGGACAGCCGCGGAGTCGACTTCACTTTCGCCGACGGCACGTTGAAGTTGGAAGCCAAGACCGCGGACCTGGGTGAATCACAAATCGAGTTGCCAATCGCCTACGACGGCGAGTCGATCACGCTGACGATGGACCATCGCTACCTGGCCGATTTCTGCAAAGTGATGGACAACGAATCGACCGTCGTGATGGAAATCGAATCGGCGAAGTCACCCGCTCTGCTGCAGACCGACGACGGGTACGCTTACGTCATCATGCCCATGGCTCGTGATCGGTGA
- the cutA gene encoding divalent-cation tolerance protein CutA, which yields MSTKKEFENDPEKPVSGTSQEPRLTVLWSTVQSAEQAEAIAKGLLQERLAACVQIDSPIISHYVWEGQTCSEKEFRVVIKTTTERTDEVIDWLAQNHPYDEPQIVVLTVEKASPGYARWVAESTSE from the coding sequence ATGAGCACCAAAAAAGAATTTGAAAACGACCCAGAAAAGCCAGTTTCAGGGACGTCCCAAGAGCCTCGTCTGACCGTTTTGTGGTCGACGGTCCAATCAGCGGAACAGGCGGAGGCGATCGCCAAAGGGTTGTTGCAGGAGCGTTTGGCAGCATGCGTGCAGATCGATTCGCCGATCATCAGCCACTACGTTTGGGAGGGGCAGACCTGTTCAGAAAAAGAGTTCCGAGTGGTCATCAAAACCACGACCGAGCGGACCGACGAAGTGATCGATTGGCTGGCCCAGAACCATCCCTACGACGAACCTCAGATCGTCGTCTTGACGGTCGAGAAAGCCTCCCCGGGCTACGCTCGATGGGTCGCCGAATCGACGTCGGAGTAG